The Candidatus Tanganyikabacteria bacterium region GCGAACTTGTCCGCACCTGCGCCGCGGCGGCCGGAGCGAATGCGGCGAGCAGCGTCGTGGCCAGTGCGACCAGGCAGGCGGTGTGGCGCGATGTCATGACTTCTCCTCCCGGATGCCCCCTTGCTCGGACCCTGATGCTACCAAGGGCGGCCGGGAGTGTAAATTTCCGGCCGCCGAGGCGGCGGGGCCGGCTTTCCGGCCGGCCCCGCGCGCTTCCCGCCGCCTAGAGCAGGATGGTCTGGGGGATCAACTGGCCGCTGGCGCAGTCTTGCACGAAAATCACCGTGGCTGGCCGCCCTGCGACCGTCGCCACGACGGGCACGAAGTTCGCGCCGACCAGGATCATGGGGATGAACAGGCCGTCGCGAACGTGGAACCGTGCCTGGTCCAGGCGGCCCTGGATGAGGTCGGCCAGTGGCCTGGCGATGCCCATGCCGAAGCGGCCCTGGATGTCCTTGACGTCCATCTTGATCTTGCCCGCCTCGACCGTCTTGAGCTGTGCCTGGGCCTGCGCCTGGTTGACGATGTCGATGTTGAGCGCCTGGCTGACCTGCTGGACCACTTGCTGGTCCACCTGCGGCCCGCCGCCGCCGCCGGGCTGCTGGCCGGGTTGCTGCGGTTGGCCGGGCTGCTGGCCGGGGGGCTGTTGCCCGGGCTGCTGTCCCGGCGGCTGTTGCTGCTGCCCCGCCGGCTGCTGCCCCGGCTTCTGGTCGGGCGGCTGTTGCTGCTGCCCTGCCGGCTGCTGCCCCGGCTTCTGGTCGGGTGGCTGTTGCTGCTGCCCCGGTGGTTGTTGCCCCGGCTGCCGGCCGGGCGGCTCCATGGCCTGGTCTTCGCCCTCGTCGCGCTCGGACCCCCGCGGCACCTGCCCGGGCGGCCGCTGTCCCATCTCCTTTCCAGGTAGCTGCACGCCGCCTACCTGCATCAGGCGGTACTTGGCAACCGGCCTGGCGTCGCTGAGAGCCGGCGGCGTCGTGGCACAGCCGGCGACCAGGGCGACTCCCAGGGCGATCGCGCCCGTGGAGATACGCATCTTCCCCTCCTCTTCCGATCGGGACCGCGGGGAGCCTATGCGCGAGGAGGCCTCCGCGCAAGAATCCGGCGTCCGTCACGTCTTGGAACTCGCGAGGCCTGTAGACTGTCCTTCCAGTGGGAGCCCCCGTGATTCGGAAGTAGAGGAGCGAAGCGGCACGATGCGTCGGACGATGGCACTGGGACTGGCACTCTGGGGAGTCGCGGGGCTGCCTGCGCGGGCCCATGTCGTCGAGCACGCGTTCAAGGACGTGCCGCAGACCCACTGGGCGGCCGACGCCGTGGCCGACATGGCGATCAAGCGGTCGCTGATGGCATCCTATGCCGACGACACGTTCCGCGGGGAGCAGCCCTTCTCGCGGGCCCAGTTCGCCCGGTCCCTGATGATCCTGGTGGACGAACTCGAGGAGATCAGCAAGACGTCGTGGCGCCCCGCCCAGCCGGCGAAGTACGACCTGGCCGACGTCGTCGCCGATCTTCCCGAGCGCAGGCAGATCCTCACGCTGGTCAACGACTACCGGCTCTGGGAGACGATCCCGACCGTCAGCAGCACCAGGTTCAACCCCGACCAGACCGTCACCCGCTCCGAGGTCGCTACGGTCGTCCGCAACCTCTTGGCCCTCGGGGAAGCCAAGAACGTCGTGTTCGCTCGCGATCCCCGCAAGACCGACGAGTTGCAGAACCGCTTCAAGGACATCGCCCCGTCCGAGTGGGCCTACCACGCCATCCTGGGCGTCGATCAGCGCTACCGCGTGATGATCGGCTTCCCGGACGTGTCGTTCCGACCCACCGACGAGGTGTCACGCTACCAGTACGCCGCGGTCGGCAGCGCGACCTTCAAGGTCATCCGCGATCTGGTGCGCAAGACCATGGAAGAGAAAGAACTCATCGCGGAAAAATTGCGCCGCGACCGCTTCCAGGAGCAGCGGCCGCTCTCGCTGTCGGCCTTCCCCGGCTACACGGTCGGCGGAGCCGCGCAGGGCGTCAACCTGTCGCTGGGCGCCCGCTACGTGGCCTATCCCGACGACGTCCTGGGCCTGGGCGCCTGGTTCTTCCTGGCCGATGCGCGGGCGGCGATCGGCCCGGCCTTCGGCGGCAGCCTGACCCTGGGCGGCCTGCCGCAGTTGCCGAGCGTCAAGGTGCCGGGCCTGGGCGACCTGCAGCTCCAGCCGTACGTGGGCCTGCGCGGGTTCTACGACGGCGTCAACGCGACCTCGCCGGTCGGCGTCGCGCCCCTGGTCCTGGGCGGCGTGGCGCATTTCCGCAGCGGGCCGTGGGGCTACCACCTCCTGGCGGACGCGAGCCCGTTCGCCCTGCCGCTGGTCGCCAATCCGCTGAGCGCCAACGTCTCGGTGGGCGGTGACTACCTGGTGAGCCCGAAGCTTGCGGTCGGCGGCGGCCTCGGCCTGTCCTGGTTGCCCTCCCAGACCCTGCCCGCGCCGACCCTGGGAATCAACCTGGGTTTCTAGCAGGTATCCTTTAGGGCGATGAAGAAATCCGTCGCCCTCCTCGTCCTGGCCGCGTGCGCCACCTCCGGGTGCCTGTGGGTCCTCGAGAAATCCCAGCCG contains the following coding sequences:
- a CDS encoding S-layer homology domain-containing protein produces the protein MALGLALWGVAGLPARAHVVEHAFKDVPQTHWAADAVADMAIKRSLMASYADDTFRGEQPFSRAQFARSLMILVDELEEISKTSWRPAQPAKYDLADVVADLPERRQILTLVNDYRLWETIPTVSSTRFNPDQTVTRSEVATVVRNLLALGEAKNVVFARDPRKTDELQNRFKDIAPSEWAYHAILGVDQRYRVMIGFPDVSFRPTDEVSRYQYAAVGSATFKVIRDLVRKTMEEKELIAEKLRRDRFQEQRPLSLSAFPGYTVGGAAQGVNLSLGARYVAYPDDVLGLGAWFFLADARAAIGPAFGGSLTLGGLPQLPSVKVPGLGDLQLQPYVGLRGFYDGVNATSPVGVAPLVLGGVAHFRSGPWGYHLLADASPFALPLVANPLSANVSVGGDYLVSPKLAVGGGLGLSWLPSQTLPAPTLGINLGF